The Arachis duranensis cultivar V14167 chromosome 2, aradu.V14167.gnm2.J7QH, whole genome shotgun sequence genome has a window encoding:
- the LOC107475972 gene encoding putative disease resistance RPP13-like protein 1 isoform X2: MAAKLDGGAYLTSFVDAILEKLSPILEEDDSFLERNILLGRLEKSLYEAGPVLDDAEQKQFTDKKVKKWLLDLQDALYKADDLVDELSTKAAIPTTLRDPGISSSCSSLVDSYIEGSGDMEKIVGTLESVVAKKNHHRLKECAKVDMSSWRTQSTSLVVSSDIFGRDEDKEKIIKLLLDDTRHAESSVTVIPIVGMGGIGKTTLAQQVYSDDQVQQKFNVKAWVCVGEDFDVLRLTKTVVEKATSGSCNMNDLDSVQQRLRTEVTGKRFLVVLDDMWTIDYDDWKTFLIPFQCGSQGGKILVTTRIDAVASMVKTIPAHNLSLLDDEQCWSVFANHAFFATESRDRLALEKVGRKIVEKCKGLPLAAQSLGGLLRTKDNIRDWEDVLMSQIWEFSEKECRILPALRISYYYLPSHLKRCFVYCSLYPKDYEFNRGELLLLWMAEDLLQQPESGSILEEVGYKYFNDLAARSFFQPSKNAYKNLFVMHDLMHDLATFYGEKFFVRISEHKNVAQHDTKTRHLSYDVNTDNNSVPKMLEACESLSHVRTLFQIKADLYGEHKEGIDPCRLLEQLKRLRVLSFTSFKIDILPDSIGGLIHLRYLDLSGTPIVTLPESMSNLYNLQTLKLRRCRGLKKLPSNMQNLVNLRHLDIKGTDLKEMPKNMSKLKDLQFLSFYIVGKHEENGLGELGELTHLHGSLRIEKLENVKNSGEASNARMDEKIHLNALYLEWSWSLFEESEVCEKDVLEKLRPHKDLKELSIEGYRSTMFPDWVGQSSYHNMTELKLIGCRNCWVLPSLGQLPSLERLVIEEFEKVKKIGGSFYKGDGTHQHQETPFRSLKYLSFSNMDWWEEWESYECDDDDDAPFPKLETLEIWHCPKLRGDLPTFLPSLKELYIRGCEELGCYLPRAPILRSLRIYGKQEARMRELPLSMLETLCVNGEQQVEYVFEAMTHTQPTSLIDLHISECSSTISFPGDSLPPSLQELRINNCKNVEFPMQNQQHESLTSLTIKNSCDSLTSLPAFPNLLSLRIERCENLTSLELSQSQSLRYLWIAECPKLKNIIRLPASLIRLFIIKCGLLGEGIERKDPHIWPSISHIPKIYVDFTKILNESTS; encoded by the coding sequence ATGGCTGCAAAACTTGATGGTGGAGCTTATCTCACTTCCTTTGTTGATGCTATTTTGGAGAAGCTTTCTCCAATACTTGAAGAAGACGACTCATTCCTGGAAAGGAACATCTTGCTTGGAAGGTTGGAGAAAAGTCTGTATGAGGCTGGACCTGTTCTTGATGATGCTGAGCAGAAGCAGTTCACTGACAAGAAAGTGAAGAAGTGGCTTCTTGATCTCCAAGATGCTCTCTATAAGGCTGATGATTTGGTCGATGAGCTCTCCACTAAGGCCGCCATCCCCACTACTCTAAGAGATCCAGGTATCTCTTCTTCCTGTTCTTCTCTTGTTGATTCATATATTGAAGGTAGTGGTGACATGGAAAAAATAGTTGGTACACTAGAGTCTGTTGTAGCAAAGAAAAATCATCATCGTCTGAAAGAGTGCGCCAAGGTGGACATGTCGTCATGGAGAACTCAATCCACATCTCTCGTTGTAAGTTCTGACATATTTGGTCGGGACGAAGACAAGGAGAAGATAATTAAATTGCTGTTAGATGATACTCGTCATGCTGAATCATCTGTGACTGTTATCCCCATTGTGGGTATGGGCGGAATAGGAAAAACCACTTTGGCACAACAGGTTTACAGTGATGACCAAGTGCAGCAAAAGTTTAATGTTAAAGCATGGGTTTGTGTTGGAGAAGATTTTGATGTTCTTCGGTTGACAAAGACTGTAGTGGAGAAAGCTACTTCTGGTTCTTGCAACATGAATGATTTAGATTCAGTTCAACAACGTTTGAGAACTGAGGTAACAGGGAAGAGGTTTTTGGTTGTTCTGGATGACATGTGGACCATTGATTATGATGATTGGAAAACTTTTCTAATTCCCTTCCAATGTGGAAGTCAGGGAGGAAAGATTCTTGTAACAACCCGCATTGATGCTGTTGCTTCTATGGTGAAAACAATTCCAGCTCACAATTTGAGTTTGTTGGATGATGAACAATGTTGGTCGGTGTTTGCAAATCATGCGTTCTTTGCTACTGAATCACGAGATCGTTTGGCTTTAGAAAAAGTTGGCAGAAAAATTGTTGAAAAGTGCAAAGGACTGCCTTTAGCTGCTCAATCTCTTGGGGGCTTGCTGAGAACCAAGGATAACATAAGGGATTGGGAAGATGTTTTGATGAGTCAAATTTGGGAGTTTTCTGAAAAAGagtgtaggattcttcctgcatTGAGAATAAGCTATTATTATCTCCCTTCACACTTAAAACGTTGCTTTGTCTATTGTTCTTTATATCCCAAAGATTATGAATTCAATAGAGGTGAATTGTTATTGTTGTGGATGGCTGAAGATCTTTTGCAACAACCAGAGAGTGGAAGCATTTTAGAAGAAGTTGGTTATAAATACTTCAATGATTTAGCTGCACGATCATTCTTTCAACCTTCAAAGAATgcctataaaaatttatttgtgatGCACGATCTCATGCATGATCTAGCCACATTTTATGGTGAAAAGTTCTTTGTTAGAATCTCTGAACACAAGAATGTAGCCCAACATGATACTAAAACTCGTCATTTGTCATATGATGTCAACACCGACAATAATTCAGTCCCGAAGATGTTGGAAGCATGTGAGAGTTTAAGTCATGTGAGGACCCTGTTTCAAATCAAGGCAGATTTATACGGTGAACACAAAGAGGGAATTGATCCTTGTCGCTTACTAGAACAGTTGAAGCGCTTACGTGTTTTGTCATTTACATCATTTAAAATTGATATATTGCCCGATTCAATAGGTGGTTTGATCCATTTGCGTTATTTGGATCTCTCTGGTACACCTATCGTGACATTGCCCGAGTCCATGAGTAACTTGTATAATTTACAAACATTGAAGTTGCGCAGATGTCGAGGACTCAAAAAGCTTCCCTCCAACATGCAAAATCTTGTGAATCTGCGTCATCTTGATATTAAGGGCACTGATTTAAAGGAGATGCCAAAAAATATGAGCAAATTAAAAGATTTGCAATTTTTAAGTTTCTATATTGTGGGCAAACATGAAGAGAATGGGCTTGGAGAACTGGGAGAACTAACACATCTTCATGGCTCATTGAGGATTGAGAAACTAGAGAATGTTAAGAATAGTGGTGAAGCATCGAATGCAAGGATGGATGAAAAAATACACCTGAATGCTTTATATTTGGAGTGGTCATGGTCATTATTTGAAGAAAGTGAGGTTTGTGAAAAAGATGTACTTGAAAAATTACGTCCTCACAAAGACTTGAAGGAGCTATCCATCGAGGGTTACAGAAGTACGATGTTTCCGGATTGGGTAGGGCAGTCTTCGTACCACAACATGACTGAGTTGAAGCTGATTGGATGCAGGAATTGTTGGGTGCTTCCTTCACTTGGACAGTTACCCTCTCTGGAGAGGCTGGTCATTGAAGAGTTCGAGAAGGTGAAGAAGATTGGTGGGTCATTCTATAAGGGTGATGGAACTCATCAGCATCAGGAGACACCCTTCCGATCCCTTAAATATCTCTCATTCTCTAATATGGATTGGTGGGAGGAATGGGAGTCATATGaatgtgatgatgatgatgatgcaccATTTCCGAAACTTGAGACACTTGAGATATGGCATTGTCCTAAGTTAAGAGGAGATTTGCCCACTTTCCTTCCGTCTTTGAAAGAACTCTACATTAGAGGATGCGAGGAGCTTGGTTGTTATCTGCCAAGAGCTCCCATCCTACGCTCATTAAGAATATATGGCAAACAGGAAGCAAGAATGCGGGAGCTACCACTTTCCATGTTGGAGACACTATGCGTTAATGGAGAGCAGCAGGTGGAGTATGTGTTTGAGGCCATGACCCACACCCAACCAACCTCTCTCATAGACCTACACATCTCAGAGTGCTCATCAACCATATCATTTCCAGGGGATTCTTTGCCACCTTCATTGCAAGAGTTGCGGATCAATAACTGCAAGAATGTAGAATTCCCAATGCAAAACCAACAACATGAGTCACTAACGAGTCTTACAATAAAGAACAGCTGTGATTCGCTTACATCATTGCCAGCGTTCCCAAATCTCTTGTCTCTGAGAATTGAAAGATGTGAAAATTTGACATCTCTGGAGCTGTCACAGTCACAGTCCCTCCGATATTTATGGATTGCAGAGTGCCCTAAGCTGAAGAACATAATAAGGCTGCCTGCCTCTTTAATTCGACTCTTCATTATTAAATGTGGGTTGTTGGGTGAAGGCATAGAGAGGAAGGACCCCCACATTTGGCCATCCATTTCCCACATCCCTAAAATTTATGTTGACTTCACAAAGATCCTCAATGAGTCAACATCTTAA